The Marinomonas profundi DNA segment AATGCAATGTCGGCTTGGTAAGCTTTTTCTTCTAATTCCAACAAGACTTTATTGGTTTGTCCGTAGCTGACATCGTTATACATGCTGAGTGAACCACGTACGGTATCGCCAGGAATTTGCGGGAAAAAACTCATGCGTATCGCGCCGGTAAAGGGCATGGAAATGACCAGTACGAAAACAGCAACGAAGAGCAAGCAGATGGCGTATCTATGATGAAGTGAGAAGTCTATCGTGGGGCGATAAATCCGCTCGCTGAACCATTGTAAGCCAAAATCGGCCCCTTGCTGAACCATGGCCCAAGCTTTAGAAATGGGGTTGGTGCGAGTCGATTTTTGCGTATTAATATGCGCAAGGTGAGCGGGTAAAATAAGCTTGGATTCAATAACAGACAGTATTAAACAAATGGCTACGACAGTGGCAAATTGAGCGTACAACTGGCCTAAACGCCCTTCAATATTGGATAACGCCCAAAACGCCGCGACCGTGGTGAAGACGCCAAATAAAGTCGGAATGGCCACCGTCATGGTGCCTTTTATGGTGTTGCCTATGGTGTCGCCTTCCTTGGATCGCACCGTATAGACGCTTTCACCGACCACCACGGCGTCATCCACGACGATCCCCAACGCCATGATAAAACCAAAGGTGGTAAACATATTTAACGTTAGGCCAATGTTTTCTGTGCCCATAAAAAACAAGGTGCCAAAGAAGATAAAGGGCAAGCCCATGGCAACCCAGAAGGCGACGGTGACGTTTAGAAATACCGCCAGCAAGATAAACACTAATAATACACCGGTGATGGCGTTTCCTATCATCAAGTCTAGGCGTTGGTTAATGGATTCACTGCGGTCATACCAGGTGCCCAATTGGACGTTTGCTGGCAGCCGTCCGTTGTCTTGCCAGTCTTGGAGAACCGCTCTGGCTCCGATCACGGAATTGGAGATATCGCTGGTGCCCGTGGTGAGAACCTGAATAGCAAGGCTGTTTTGACGATTGAAACGGGACAAGACAAAGTCATCTTCGTTAAAGGTGTCACGTATGTTGGCAATGTCGCCTAGTAACAGTTTCCCGCCGCTGCTGTTGGTCAGTACGGGGATGCGAGCAAATGCGCTTTTTATATAGGCTTGCTCTGATGCGCTGATGGTTAAATAAATATGTTCATCGCGTAGGGTCGCCACTTGCGCAGGCGACGATTCAGCGTTGATGGCCGTGGCGACATCGGACAAGCTGAGCCCGTAAGATTCGAGTTTGTTTTTATCAATGTCGATCATGATGGTGGGGTCTAACCAACCAGAAATAGAGGTCGCGCTGATATTTTCATTGGCTAATAAATCGGATTCCAGTTCGTCCGTTAGTTTCTGCAAGGTGCGTCGGTCAACGTCACCATACAGCTGGATCCAAATCGCATGTTCTTCCCGTGTGGCTTTGGTGACAACGGCAGGATCGGCTTCATCGGGAAAAGACGAAATCTGATCAACCTTGTCTTTCACATCGTCGAGTAATAGGTCGATATCGTAGCCATCAAGCATTTCTATTGTGGTGCTTGTGGCGCTCGGGGTTGACGAAGTGGTGATGTTTTTGATGCCCGACACCCCTTGTAGGGCTTGCTCCAAAGGAATCGCAATGCCTTCTTCGTTTTCTTTGGCTGAGCCTGTGTCGTTACTGACGGAAATAGCGATGCGGTTTGGTGTCAGGCTGGGGAAAGCTTCTTTATTCAAAGACCCCATGTTGAGAAGTCCTAAGCTGATCACCAGAATGAGCAATAAATTGGCCGCTACTGGGTTATTGGCAAACCATGGAATAATGCCTCTCGGTTGATCCATTGGGCTCATGGTTTAGCGCCTTTGCTTGGGGTTGTGGAAGCGTTAAGCGTTTTGGCAAGCGTGCCTTTCACGTAACTATTATAGGGTTGGACGACCACTTGAACGGTTTTCTCGCGCATGGCTTCAGGCACTTGAATATAAACGTATTGAGAGTCGACAAGGCGCGGTGTGGTTTCAAAAGCCGCCAGTCGACTGTTTTCATCCAGGTACCAAATTTCACTCTTTTGGCTTAAAGCGGTATTGGGAAGACGCCATAAATTGTCGAGTGGCTTGCCTTGAATAGAGACATTAACAAAGGCGCCTGGAATCAAAGCGGGTGTTTGCCCTAAGGGGTTGTTTAGGCTGATGGTTAGGCTGCGCATGCGGGTGGTTTCATTTATGTGCTGATGAATGCTTAACACCTTGCCTTGCCAGGTGTCATTGGCGTCAATGCTGGATATTAACACTGGCCAGCTTTTTTCTAACAAGGTGCGGCTATCAGGCAGTTTAAGCCAGTCGCTATTGGATAAATCAAGCTGAATGTCTGCTCTGTCTGTGCTGTATAAGGTGGCTATGTCGCTGCCCGCGCTTAGGTAAGACCCAGGGGAAATGTTACGAGCAACGATCAGAGCATCAAAAGGGGCGATTAGTTTGCTATGCTCTAATTTGCTTTGTGCGTTAGTCAGCGCGGCTTTGGCGGCTTCGACTTCGGTTTTGGCAGCAGCAAGTTGCGGTGCTCTTAGTACCAAGTCTGAATCAGGTTCGTCGGTGAAGCCGGCGGCTTCCCATTCGGCTCTGGCTTGCTCGCCTTGGCGAATTTCTTCTTTGAGGGCAAGCTCGGCGGCGGCTAGGGTGTTTTTGGCGCTGGCGACGGAACTGTTGAGTTCACGGTTTTGTAGTTGGCCTAAAATATGGCCTTTCTTGACCACTTGGCCGGGCTCAAATTGCTCTGAAAGACGGATAACTTCACCGCTGACTTGGCTGGTCATGGTGAGGGAATACCGTGGTTTAACTAAGCCGGATGCGGTAATTGTCGCTGTATAACGGCCTGTGGTTGTGGTCGTTGTGGAAAGTTCAACCGCTTGTTCTGGTGCTTTTGGGCGTGGGGTTTGTATTCTGTTTTTTTGGGCTTCGACAGCGTGCGTGACGTAAAAATAAACGCCTGCAATGGCGATGCCAGCCAGCAGCAAGGTGACCCACTGAGAAAGATATTTCATTAAGGTTTTACTCCAAGCCCGAGTGCGAGCCCTAAATCGACTCTGTTTGATAGGTGTTGGTAAATCAGGTTGTCCAGTTGTGCTTCCAGGTCAAAGGTAGTCTCTTGGACGTTGATTAAATCGTTTAATTCAATGAGTCCTGTACGATATTTTTTCTCATACTGATTGAGGTTTTTTTGTGAGCTCGCCATGGCATCACGAATATGGCGAACTTGTTGTGACAAAACGCGTTCTTGTCCTAAGGTATTTTCCACTTCGTTTACCGCGGTGAGCAGTGTGTCTCGATAATCTTGATAGGCTTGAGCGGTTTGTAATTTAGCGATTTCCGCCGCGGCCTTTAGTTGCCCACCCTTGTAAAGGGGTTGGGTGATTTGTGCGAGCAAAGACCAAATAGGCGAGCCAAACAAAGCCGCTCTTGGCGACTCAGCGGTGTCACTTAACGTCGCGCTTAAGCTGATGCTGGGTAACATGTCTTTGTAGGCGACGGAAGTGTTTAAGTCGGCGGCTTCAATCGCCAGATAGGCGGCTTTTAAATCGGGTCTGCGCTGTAGGTTTTGCTTGGGCAAATCGGCAAAGCTTAGGCTGACCTCGGGGTAATTGGCATTGGCGGTAAAACGCATCGGGTCGGTACGGCCTAAATAAAGCTGCAGGTTGCGTATTTCGATTGCCAAATTCTCTTGGTATTCCGCTAAATCGGCTTTGGATTGTGAGGCAGAGGTACGTGATTCATCCAATTCTTCTAAATTGCCTAGGCCGTTTTTAAAACGTTTTAGGATCAGTTTTTCGTTGGCTTCTAATAGCGCTAAACGCTTTTGTTCGATGGCTATAGCGTGTTGCTTCGCGGTGATAGCCAGCCAAGATTTAATGACATTCGCCACTAAGGTGTCGCGGCTGGCTTGAAAAAGAGCTTCGTCGCTGGCAAGGGTTTTGGCCGAGGCTTGTTCTGCTTGCGCTAGCTTTTGCCATAAATCGGCTTCCCAGCTAATGCCGATATCAGCCTTATAACGGGTGTTACTGCCTTCGGACTTATTAGCAGAGAAACCGGCTTCGACGCTAGGCAGAGAGTCGCCTCTTTGGCTGTTTAGGCGCCATAAACTGGCTTGCAGTGTCAGTTGTGTTTTTTGCAAACTTGGGTTGGCTTGCAGGGCGTGTTGAATTAAATCTTCCAGTTGTGGGTCTTGAATCAAGTCGGTTAGAAAACTGGCAGGCGCGACCTGATCCATTACTTGCCACTGGGAAGCGTTAGATTCGCTGACGGCGTCTAAGTCATCTTGTGCCAAATTGGCGTAGTTTTCGCGTTTCTGGGTCGTGCCACACGCGGCGAGTGTCATGCTTAGGCAGAGTAACCCTATGATGTTCAAGAAAGACCGAGTGATCATTCGTTGTCCTAATTAAAGAAAGCCAGTTAAAGAAAGCCAGTTAAAGAAAGCCAGTTAAAGAAAGCCAGTTAAAGAAAGCCAGTTAAAGAAAGCCAGTTAAAGAAAGCCAGTTTAATAATGTTACGCTCTATCTATGGCATAACGTGATCAAGTTATTGGATTATTGCGTTTTTATATCAAGGCTTTAAGTCTATTTGCGTTTCTTTACAGTTGCTTGGTGTTGTCAGTGGTGGCGTGTTAGCGGATTGACTTCTATTAAGTACGACAAAGTAGGGCGGTTTGGTTCACCCTGCTTTGGCTCGTAACTCAGAGTTTTGTAAAATATTGGCCAATGTTTTGATGGCCCATTCGCGTCTTTCTGCGTTTTGTTCACTAAAATTGAGTCGGAAACCGTTACGGTATTTTCCTGTGGCAGAGAAAAGTGGGCCAGGAGCGAAGTCAACGCCTTCTTCACGGCAGCGTTCTACTAGCTTCATGCTGTCAATGCTGGCGTGGAGTTCGACCCATAAAATAAAGCCGCCATCGGGAAAGCTGACTCGGGTGTCGCTGGGAAGATAGGTTTTAATGGCGAGCAGTAGGTGGTCGCGCTGCTGCTCGTAATGTTGTCGCATTTGGCGCACGTGTTTGGCGTAGCCACCTAGGCGAATGAATTTCGCGATGGCAAGCTGGGGCATAACCGGGCACATGGAGCTGCTGACGTATTTAATGTGAGTAACCTTGTCTCGATAGCGCCCCGGTGCAATCCAGCCAACGCGCATACCAGGCGCGATGGTTTTGGAAAAAGACGAGCAGAGTAGCACGCGTCCGTCTTCGTCAAAGGATTTGATGGTTTTAGGGCGAGGGAACTGATAGGAAATATCGCCATAAATATCGTCTTCTATGATGGCAATATCGTAGCTTTGTGCCAGTCGATAAAGCTGCTCTTTTTTGTCCTCTGGCATGGTGTAGCCCATGGGGTTATTGCAGGTTGGCGTGACAAAAATCGCTTTGATGGGCCATTGATCCAAAGCAAGTTCTAACGCTTCTAAACTGATGCCGGTTTCGGGGTGAGTGGGGATTTCCATGGCTTTAAGATTGGCCGCTTTGATGGCTTGCATAGAGCCATAAAAACTGGGCGATTCAATGGCAATAATATCACCGGGCTCGGTGACCGCTCG contains these protein-coding regions:
- a CDS encoding efflux RND transporter permease subunit; its protein translation is MSPMDQPRGIIPWFANNPVAANLLLILVISLGLLNMGSLNKEAFPSLTPNRIAISVSNDTGSAKENEEGIAIPLEQALQGVSGIKNITTSSTPSATSTTIEMLDGYDIDLLLDDVKDKVDQISSFPDEADPAVVTKATREEHAIWIQLYGDVDRRTLQKLTDELESDLLANENISATSISGWLDPTIMIDIDKNKLESYGLSLSDVATAINAESSPAQVATLRDEHIYLTISASEQAYIKSAFARIPVLTNSSGGKLLLGDIANIRDTFNEDDFVLSRFNRQNSLAIQVLTTGTSDISNSVIGARAVLQDWQDNGRLPANVQLGTWYDRSESINQRLDLMIGNAITGVLLVFILLAVFLNVTVAFWVAMGLPFIFFGTLFFMGTENIGLTLNMFTTFGFIMALGIVVDDAVVVGESVYTVRSKEGDTIGNTIKGTMTVAIPTLFGVFTTVAAFWALSNIEGRLGQLYAQFATVVAICLILSVIESKLILPAHLAHINTQKSTRTNPISKAWAMVQQGADFGLQWFSERIYRPTIDFSLHHRYAICLLFVAVFVLVISMPFTGAIRMSFFPQIPGDTVRGSLSMYNDVSYGQTNKVLLELEEKAYQADIALRSDKPDEVAIKNIQVTASDDQSGNIRIELDNSRPYTSAQFASKWQQLSGMPEGVKNLRIRSARESVDALRVELRGNDSSVLNGAMEALLTQLNTLPAVTGIEKNNEPTESRLTLTLTDQGRLLGLSTSQLATQVARNFDGQVVQKYQRDNAEVEVHLGYPSDQKESPAAVMNTKIVLDDGTRIPLSTVATLSQIDAETRIIRIDGKRSQYLSAEVDKDIMSSTEVVEYLQNAVVPQMLRQFTGVSIYFSGEAEQREKTQSSMSEMFLIALLIIYGLLAIPLKSYSQPLIIMMAIPFGIIGALLGHWMNNLALGIFSLNGILALSGVVVNDSLLLVSRFNDLRHETSHVKKAISLACRSRLRAVLLTSFTTFAGLIPILWETSRQAQMLIPAAVSLAYGIMFATVITLILIPVLLMIKEDVHVLIARLTKQPPQVTEPNQNSH
- a CDS encoding efflux RND transporter periplasmic adaptor subunit is translated as MKYLSQWVTLLLAGIAIAGVYFYVTHAVEAQKNRIQTPRPKAPEQAVELSTTTTTTGRYTATITASGLVKPRYSLTMTSQVSGEVIRLSEQFEPGQVVKKGHILGQLQNRELNSSVASAKNTLAAAELALKEEIRQGEQARAEWEAAGFTDEPDSDLVLRAPQLAAAKTEVEAAKAALTNAQSKLEHSKLIAPFDALIVARNISPGSYLSAGSDIATLYSTDRADIQLDLSNSDWLKLPDSRTLLEKSWPVLISSIDANDTWQGKVLSIHQHINETTRMRSLTISLNNPLGQTPALIPGAFVNVSIQGKPLDNLWRLPNTALSQKSEIWYLDENSRLAAFETTPRLVDSQYVYIQVPEAMREKTVQVVVQPYNSYVKGTLAKTLNASTTPSKGAKP
- a CDS encoding TolC family protein codes for the protein MITRSFLNIIGLLCLSMTLAACGTTQKRENYANLAQDDLDAVSESNASQWQVMDQVAPASFLTDLIQDPQLEDLIQHALQANPSLQKTQLTLQASLWRLNSQRGDSLPSVEAGFSANKSEGSNTRYKADIGISWEADLWQKLAQAEQASAKTLASDEALFQASRDTLVANVIKSWLAITAKQHAIAIEQKRLALLEANEKLILKRFKNGLGNLEELDESRTSASQSKADLAEYQENLAIEIRNLQLYLGRTDPMRFTANANYPEVSLSFADLPKQNLQRRPDLKAAYLAIEAADLNTSVAYKDMLPSISLSATLSDTAESPRAALFGSPIWSLLAQITQPLYKGGQLKAAAEIAKLQTAQAYQDYRDTLLTAVNEVENTLGQERVLSQQVRHIRDAMASSQKNLNQYEKKYRTGLIELNDLINVQETTFDLEAQLDNLIYQHLSNRVDLGLALGLGVKP
- a CDS encoding aminotransferase-like domain-containing protein, with product MTLYQNLAKRLREHIQHDFYKPGDKLPSVRQLAQEHGVSISTVQEAYRQLEQDALVEARPKSGYFVCSRKKDNLPSISRPPQRPLEVSQWEEVLNMLMNRSGNNGVQLQHAMPDMQAPTLKPLLKTLADLAKQKPELGLGYADIRGSEELRTQLCRLAVASGCQLHPDDLVVTSGCQEALSVCLRAVTEPGDIIAIESPSFYGSMQAIKAANLKAMEIPTHPETGISLEALELALDQWPIKAIFVTPTCNNPMGYTMPEDKKEQLYRLAQSYDIAIIEDDIYGDISYQFPRPKTIKSFDEDGRVLLCSSFSKTIAPGMRVGWIAPGRYRDKVTHIKYVSSSMCPVMPQLAIAKFIRLGGYAKHVRQMRQHYEQQRDHLLLAIKTYLPSDTRVSFPDGGFILWVELHASIDSMKLVERCREEGVDFAPGPLFSATGKYRNGFRLNFSEQNAERREWAIKTLANILQNSELRAKAG